In Glycine max cultivar Williams 82 chromosome 10, Glycine_max_v4.0, whole genome shotgun sequence, the DNA window cttactgggagtatatTGATGCATTACATTCTATTCAGAATAGTAATTCTTCAATCAAACATatcgatgttggatcaatttcatccatgCATTTATGATTCCATTGAAAATTTTGTTGATGTTAAAGCCGATGGTAACTATGGATATCGTCTAATTGTTGTCTTGTTAGATATGGGTGAAGATTCATGGTCATTGGTGCGCAAtcatttgcttaaagaacttacAAAATGGTCTGATGAGTATATGAACCTACTTGATGGCATAAAcaaatttgaggaattaaagcggtccctacttgttgatgaatTATCCATGGTATATAAGTTTATTGTTACGTTTGTTTGATTAAATTtgctttaaataaatataattgtaacTGTTACATGCAGGTTACCATGGGCAAGTGGATGAATATCACCGACATGagatatgtcattgcatcaaggtataatgtcaTCCTTGTTTCTCTTTCACTCCAacaagcatgacatttttttcctcttagaagtcaaccaccaacaAATTCTTTTGTGCATCGCGTCATATGTATCggttatgtgtatgacaatcattttgttcaggtaaaagtatgatcatcatctttgtgtaatttttgtaaaaaaaatatgttctgATATTTTGAATGTGTATGTCCTTATGTAACAGCTATTTCTAAGAGATTGTTGTTTGTTTCCGTCACTAGCTTTGTTATGGTCTACACATTGCCATCATCAGGCAAAGCAGTGACCCACACCATATATTAGTAAAATGCAACAACATACAAATTTGTCAAGGTTGAAAACAAACTTTGTTGATTTAGGTGAAGATTGAACACTTAGTTCGTATGTGATTGTCATGTAATACGATAATATACGTGTGTTTCTTTGAGCGTTGATATAATTATCTATTTCACTTAACTTTAAAATGACATTTATTGGGAGTGTGTTTATGACAAAGTCATTTCACATCACTAATTAGGGTTTACCTAAACCTAAGAAATCGCAAAAGTGATATTGCATACATAATTCATATAAAACCTAAAAACCCGCAAAACTCATTTAACTAATCAAGGTTTATGGTCATTAAACCCTAATTAGTGATTGGGGTTACTAGACTACCTAGTGTCTAGGGTCAcgtgactaattagggtttatgttTACTATCCTATGTAGGGTTAATGGTTACGTGATTAAAAGGGGTATTGGTTTACCTTACTATTTAGGGTTAATTCAAtagttagggtttagtgttacgtGAGTAATTATGGTGGTTTGTGTAATTAGGGTTATTAAAGGTTTATCGTAATAATGTAAATTGGTGATTACTTTTAAATTCATATAcaacataaatgaaaataattaaaaatcatatcaaataacattaaataataaacattgtTCAGTCATATTGCATACATAATTCATGTAAAACCTAAAGAATCAAAAAAGTCTTCCTGTATCTTTCATACGCCACCTTCATCTCGAACGAACGTATGCATTTCATTGCGCAGTAACTCCTCTTGCGATTCTTAGGTAGTCTTCGGTGATAGTGTATGCTTTTGTCCCTTCAGTCACTATCCTTAGGTTGAACAACCTTTCTAACCTTTCCGCTATAACTTGGTAAGCCTCTTAGGACATTGACAACAATAGAAAAAGTTTAGGGTTAATGCATGTTCAGGTAAAATGGCTAACAATcacaattgaaaatatattataccaCTGCATGTCGAAGCTGGTCTACATCAACATGTGCATCAACGGGCGGGTGTCTAGGAGGATCCCCTAGCTGTGCCAGACTCATGAAGGGATGACATATCATGTAGAACCACTCCATGTAGTCTGTTGAACACTGTCCATGCAAAACACATATCTGACCCACCGGTGCAATGTATTCAGAAAACTAAATTCATTTATCATTGATGTCTTCTATACATAGAGAAGGAGCAACAGGGTGTGGGGGAATGGTCTGCACATACCCAAACTGTCGTACAACCCTCCCCGGTCGGTGTATGACAATAGATGGACCCCATTTGATATGTCTGAAAAATAAGCTCAATATATCCAAACGTGGTCACCATAGGGAATCCAGCACACAACATCAGACGTCAATCTATCCAAACGCTTGTGATACGTCGACACTAGTGATGCCTTCCCAGACTTCCAAAGACTCGCAcatggtttcctttcatgaTAATCTTCGACagcaatagaaaaaacaatagaagGAAAGTGCTTGTAGATCCAACACtgcacatattttaaaaacagcAAAACAATGAAAACAATACTCAATATAAactaaagaactaaaaaaaattaaaattacctaTAAAAGTGTGATATATCCTGCAAGTTGTCTGGCGGTGCTCTTtgacgcatcattcaaattctTATACATATGGACCAGTGCAGCATCTCCCCATGCGTAGCTTCCACTTGCCATCGTCAGGTCATGAAATACGTCCAAGAATACCCCATGAACGTGTGTgtcactcttgttagcaaagagtGTGCAACCTACCAGATGCAACAAATATGCTCGAGCTACTACAGTCCATTGTGCTGCGTCACATTTGCTTCGATATATGTCTCGCAACCAGGATAGTCTAACATATGCCCCATGGCATTGTATTGTCTTAGCTTTTGCTTCTTCTGAACTAACTTCAAGCAATTCAACTAACAGCAAGACAACTTCATCCACATGAAGAGCCTCGAAGTTGTGAAAGCCCCTATAATTGACAAATGTAGCAACAATGTCACATCGTCGAGGGTGATAGTTACCTCTCCTACAAGAAGatggaaactactagtttccttATGCCACCTCTCCGCAAATGCCGATATAAGTCCCTGATCACCAATGTTCAACGAACATGCGATCAAAGGACTTAGTCTTGTGGCAGCCACTAAGCCTTCAATCTCTGGAGCAGGCCTGCCAAATTTCTCAACCTTCTTTCCATGGAAGGATAACTTTAGCGCAGGACGTTCctgaaaatcataatttaaatcatttcaacaataataacaaatacttatgaaaatattatttatttaaaaatataaataccccTCCATTCCAAACTTTCGCTACTACATAATAAACATAATCCATCAAAACTGATGTGTCGTGGGGCTCGCCTAGAAAACTCTCGGCATTAGTAACTACATAATCAACAGCTGCTTCTTCAGGCTGTTCATGATCCACATGCTGAGCATACTCATCAATAGGTACAACTTCTCGTTGCCTATGTGCAGATATTGTGGGCCTTTGCCGCTGGGGTGCTTCATCCGCATCACCACTGACTTCTCTCCTTAAGACTCTTTTTATAACTATGCCTAAAGCCCGACCCAAACCCTTGGTTCTAATCATAGTCTCCACATTAAAATAGTCATAACAATTTATGTAAGCGTTCAAATAATACTTCAATcaattactatttaataattcataaataaaattttattatttttttaaaacttttttattactttaatatattcataaatgcatatagaaattcttttttcaaatatatagagTTGACAATTCTAATTCTAGTAAACTTAAATTAATGACCAAAATGTAACTAAAACTTCgatttttatttctaacaaatcactatttcatttttcaacaaattactacgacaataactttacatttttttaactaatgaaaaaattttaattttatacttctGAACactatttgtataaatatttaatactatgactgtaataatatatatatgactatatcaataaaaatagtaatttacaaatttacattttcttgttaaactaaattttcaaatatatactaataaaattttggaatttatgatatctaacaaatttaaatttttttaaaatatcaaatataacaaaattacttatactttttttaaaaaaattaaatcacagtaatatatatacatttgttttaaaataaacaaattacttaacttcttaattaaaaaccaacttcaagaaacaaatataattaattaaataaaaaaacatgacaatatttatt includes these proteins:
- the LOC102667684 gene encoding uncharacterized protein, whose translation is MIRTKGLGRALGIVIKRVLRREVSGDADEAPQRQRPTISAHRQREVVPIDEYAQHVDHEQPEEAAVDYVVTNAESFLGEPHDTSVLMDYVYYVVAKVWNGGERPALKLSFHGKKVEKFGRPAPEIEGLVAATRLSPLIACSLNIGDQGLISAFAERWHKETSSFHLLVGECWIYKHFPSIVFSIAVEDYHERKPCASLWKSGKASLVSTYHKRLDRLTSDVVCWIPYGDHVWIY